One genomic segment of Myotis daubentonii chromosome 14, mMyoDau2.1, whole genome shotgun sequence includes these proteins:
- the BTD gene encoding biotinidase, with amino-acid sequence MSGACSPLALLLCGCYAVALGAHTGERDVAEDGDTEQYVAAVYEHHLISSPNPLALTSRKQALELMNQNLDIYEQQVMTAAQKGVQIIVFPEDGIHGFNFTRASIYPFLDFMPSPPLVRWNPCLEPHRFNDTEVLQRLSCMAIQGGMFLVANLGTKQPCHSSDPGCPRDGRYQFNTNVVFSSNGTLLDRYRKYNLYFEAAFDTPPQVDHIIFDTPFAGKFGIFTCFDILFFRPAIELLRDPEVKHVVFPAAWMNQLPLLAAIQIQSAFARAFGVNLLAANIHQPSLGMTGSGIHTPLKSVWHHDMENFTGHLIIAQVAKNPQGLGTENATEEMDPSHSRFLKLLAGDPYCEKDSQEVHCDGAPRWNMNAPPVFHAEMMYDNFTLVPVWDKEGYLRVCANGLCCHLLYQRPTVSEELYALGVFDGLHTVHGTYYVQVCALVKCGGLGFETCGQEITEATGLFELHLWGNFSTSYIFPLFLTSGMTLEAPDQLGWENDHYFLRKSGLSSGLVTAALYGRLYERD; translated from the exons ATGTCTGGAGCCTGCAGTCCCCTCGCTCTGCTCCTCTGCGGCTGTTACGCGGTGGCCCTGGGAGCCCACACCGGGGAGCGCGATGTGGCGGAGGATGGCGACACTGAACAGTACGTGGCCGCGGTGTACGAGCACCATTTGATCTCGAGTCCAAACCCTCTAGCTCTCACCAGCCGCAAGCAGGCCTTGGAGCTGATGAACCAGAACCTGGACATCTATGAGCAGCAAGTGATGACTGCAGCCCAAAAG GGTGTGCAGATTATAGTGTTTCCAGAAGATGGCATTCATGGATTCAACTTTACAAGAGCATCCATTTACCCGTTTTTGGACTTCATGCCGTCTCCCCCATTGGTCAGGTGGAACCCATGCCTGGAGCCCCACCGATTCAATGACACGGAG GTCCTCCAGCGCCTGAGCTGTATGGCCATCCAGGGAGGGATGTTCCTGGTGGCCAACCTCGGGACGAAGCAGCCTTGTCATAGCAGTGACCCAGGGTGCCCACGGGATGGAAGATACCAGTTTAACACGAACGTCGTGTTCAGCAGTAACGGAACCCTCTTAGACCGCTACCGCAAGTACAACCTCTACTTTGAGGCAGCTTTTGATACCCCTCCCCAAGTGGACCACATTATCTTCGATACCCCCTTTGCTGGCAAGTTTGGCATCTTTACCTGCTTTGATATATTGTTCTTCCGCCCGGCCATCGAACTCCTCCGAGACCCCGAGGTGAAGCACGTCGTGTTTCCGGCCGCCTGGATGAACCAGCTCCCGCTCTTGGCTGCTATTCAGATTCAGAGTGCTTTCGCCAGAGCCTTCGGTGTCAACTTGCTGGCTGCTAACATCCACCAGCCGTCTCTGGGGATGACTGGAAGTGGCATACACACGCCTCTGAAGTCCGTCTGGCACCATGACATGGAAAACTTCACAGGTCACCTTATCATTGCCCAGGTAGCCAAAAATCCACAGGGTCTCGGTACAGAGAATGCCACAGAGGAAATGGACCCATCCCatagcagatttttaaaactcttgGCGGGCGATCCGTACTGTGAGAAGGATTCTCAGGAAGTCCACTGTGATGGAGCCCCTAGATGGAACATGAATGCCCCTCCCGTGTTTCACGCTGAGATGATGTATGACAATTTCACCCTGGTCCCGGTGTGGGACAAGGAGGGCTACCTGCGAGTCTGTGCGAATGGCCTCTGCTGCCATTTACTTTACCAGAGGCCCACTGTGTCCGAAGAGCTGTACGCCCTCGGGGTCTTCGATGGCCTCCACACCGTGCACGGCACTTACTATGTTCAAGTGTGCGCCCTGGTCAAGTGTGGGGGTCTCGGCTTTGAGACCTGTGGGCAGGAGATCACAGAGGCCACGGGGTTGTTTGAGTTGCACCTGTGGGGTAACTTCAGTACTTCCTAtatctttcctctgtttctgacCTCAGGGATGACCCTGGAAGCCCCTGACCAGCTGGGCTGGGAGAATGACCACTACTTTCTGAGGAAGAGTGGACTGTCCTCGGGCCTGGTGACGGCAGCCCTCTATGGGCGGCTGTATGAGAGGGACTAG